The Gilliamella apicola genome window below encodes:
- the thiD gene encoding bifunctional hydroxymethylpyrimidine kinase/phosphomethylpyrimidine kinase: MTTVALTIAGSDPSGGAGIQADLKAFSALGAYGMSVITALTAQSTQGVDSVLAIDPTFVAEQFNTLYHDIKIDSVKIGMLMNKEIVTTVYHLLNNNPIANIVLDTVMIAKGGHSLLKPEAVSAIRELLLPLATVITPNIPEAATLLDCEEAKDEDQMQLQGHELLKLGCKAVLMKGGHLPSQESPDYLITPMQTIRIVSPRIQTKNTHGTGCTLSAAIAALLPKHCLEDAIHQAKDYLQGAITHADDLKIGNGIGPTHHFYRWW, from the coding sequence ATGACAACTGTTGCTTTAACCATTGCCGGTTCTGATCCAAGTGGTGGTGCAGGTATCCAAGCAGATTTAAAAGCCTTTTCAGCTCTCGGAGCATATGGAATGTCAGTAATCACAGCTCTTACCGCACAAAGTACCCAAGGAGTTGATAGCGTATTGGCAATCGATCCTACATTTGTGGCTGAACAATTTAATACGCTGTATCACGATATAAAAATTGATAGCGTAAAAATAGGAATGCTAATGAATAAAGAGATTGTAACTACTGTTTATCATCTGCTAAACAATAATCCTATTGCCAACATTGTGCTAGACACGGTAATGATTGCTAAGGGAGGACATTCGCTGTTAAAACCTGAGGCAGTTAGCGCAATTCGTGAACTATTATTACCTTTAGCAACGGTAATAACACCTAATATTCCAGAAGCAGCAACTTTACTAGATTGTGAGGAAGCAAAGGATGAAGATCAAATGCAACTACAAGGTCATGAGTTATTGAAGTTAGGTTGTAAAGCAGTATTAATGAAAGGTGGCCATTTACCAAGTCAAGAAAGCCCTGATTATTTAATAACTCCAATGCAAACGATTAGAATAGTATCACCACGAATCCAAACTAAAAATACTCATGGTACGGGCTGCACATTATCGGCAGCAATTGCGGCACTGTTGCCTAAACATTGTTTAGAAGATGCCATACATCAAGCGAAAGATTACTTGCAAGGCGCAATTACTCATGCAGATGATTTAAAGATTGGTAATGGAATTGGTCCAACGCACCACTTTTATCGATGGTGGTAG
- a CDS encoding DNA-3-methyladenine glycosylase I, which yields MNNTKKTRCDWVLNDQIYIDYHDNEWGIAQYDSLKLFEKICLEGQQAGLSWITVLKKRDEYRRCFFNFDPYKIIQLMPEDIEHLLENKGLIRNRLKLNSIVKNAHAYLNMQKNGEDFSQFIWSFVDNKPIINHFKDKSEVSVSTDISDKMSKALKKRGFSFVGSTICYAFMQSMGLVDDHFENCFKKPNAR from the coding sequence ATGAATAATACTAAAAAAACACGCTGTGACTGGGTGTTAAATGACCAAATTTATATTGATTATCATGATAATGAGTGGGGAATAGCTCAATATGATAGTTTAAAATTATTTGAAAAAATCTGCCTTGAAGGACAACAAGCAGGATTATCATGGATCACTGTTTTAAAAAAGCGCGATGAGTATCGTCGATGTTTTTTTAATTTTGACCCTTATAAAATCATTCAACTTATGCCTGAGGATATTGAACATTTACTTGAGAACAAAGGATTGATTCGCAACCGATTAAAACTCAATAGTATTGTTAAAAACGCTCATGCTTATTTAAATATGCAAAAAAATGGTGAAGATTTTTCGCAATTTATCTGGTCTTTTGTTGATAATAAACCGATTATCAACCATTTTAAAGATAAGAGCGAAGTATCCGTTAGTACTGACATCTCTGATAAAATGTCAAAAGCACTTAAAAAACGAGGATTTTCCTTTGTAGGTTCTACCATTTGCTATGCTTTCATGCAATCAATGGGACTTGTCGACGATCATTTTGAAAATTGTTTTAAAAAGCCAAATGCGAGGTAA
- a CDS encoding heavy-metal-associated domain-containing protein: protein MKLIVDNMSCQHCVNTITKAINAIDPKAKVTVDLTKHEVDIEGGTISQEATIAAINDAGFEFVGISY from the coding sequence ATGAAATTAATAGTCGATAATATGAGTTGCCAACATTGTGTTAATACCATCACCAAAGCAATCAATGCTATCGATCCTAAAGCGAAAGTAACTGTAGATCTTACTAAGCATGAAGTTGATATAGAAGGCGGTACAATCTCACAAGAAGCAACAATTGCAGCAATTAATGACGCTGGATTTGAATTTGTGGGTATTTCATATTAG
- a CDS encoding STY0301 family protein, giving the protein MNKKKLCITVVSMAWLSAVFAVNAYQIECPKELKVKESVENLPDGWEVVESEDSTLYEPSDISVYYDKPVKMLLQKPQETLIGRKNWGSQYELTWLVSPPFDDVPFYADCSYDGTFIQLIKKIDRSVNVCKGFYSEDKYGKVENNIVSLDCTNNETNNTNN; this is encoded by the coding sequence ATGAATAAAAAAAAGTTATGCATTACTGTAGTTTCAATGGCTTGGTTGTCTGCCGTTTTTGCTGTGAATGCTTATCAGATTGAATGTCCAAAAGAACTCAAAGTCAAAGAATCTGTCGAAAATCTTCCAGATGGCTGGGAAGTTGTTGAGAGTGAAGATAGTACTTTGTATGAGCCTTCCGACATATCCGTCTATTACGATAAACCAGTTAAAATGCTCTTACAAAAACCCCAAGAAACTTTAATCGGTCGTAAAAATTGGGGTAGTCAGTACGAGCTTACCTGGCTGGTAAGTCCACCTTTTGATGACGTGCCATTTTATGCCGACTGTAGTTATGATGGAACTTTTATCCAATTGATAAAAAAAATTGATCGTTCGGTGAATGTTTGTAAGGGCTTTTATTCTGAGGATAAATACGGCAAAGTAGAAAATAATATTGTTTCACTTGACTGTACCAATAATGAAACAAACAATACAAATAATTAG
- the thiM gene encoding hydroxyethylthiazole kinase produces MSATQALQISQVRPFIDHVKQHHPLVHCITNDVVQNFTANVLLAIGASPAMVIAKQEVASFVKIANSLLINVGTLDSNSAESMLLAAASAQKNHIQWVLDPVAVGPALAYRTEIVHQLISFKPTVIRGNASEILALNGDNSSSKGPDGQDSTESALNAAKQLAQKHQTIVSITGDVDYITDGKQTYSITGGDIALTKITGTGCSLSAMVAAFIAGSTNTLLATASACFMMKKAGELGNKQQGLGTYAVSLIDQLSLFNPSHI; encoded by the coding sequence ATGTCTGCCACTCAAGCCCTGCAAATATCCCAAGTAAGACCTTTTATCGATCATGTAAAACAACATCATCCATTAGTACACTGTATTACTAATGATGTGGTTCAAAATTTTACAGCGAATGTATTATTAGCAATTGGCGCATCACCAGCAATGGTCATTGCTAAGCAAGAAGTTGCCTCATTTGTAAAAATTGCCAATAGTTTACTAATCAATGTTGGCACCCTTGATAGCAATAGCGCAGAAAGCATGTTATTAGCAGCTGCCAGTGCCCAAAAAAATCACATACAATGGGTACTCGATCCGGTCGCAGTAGGACCAGCACTTGCTTATCGTACCGAGATTGTGCATCAATTAATTAGTTTTAAACCTACCGTTATTCGTGGTAATGCTTCAGAAATATTAGCCTTAAATGGTGATAACTCATCATCCAAAGGTCCTGATGGTCAAGATTCTACTGAATCAGCCTTAAATGCGGCTAAACAGCTTGCACAAAAACATCAAACCATCGTTAGCATTACTGGAGATGTTGATTATATTACTGACGGTAAACAAACTTACAGCATCACAGGCGGGGATATAGCATTAACTAAAATTACTGGTACTGGCTGCTCGCTATCAGCCATGGTTGCAGCTTTTATTGCTGGTTCAACCAATACCTTACTTGCTACAGCATCAGCCTGTTTTATGATGAAAAAAGCTGGAGAACTTGGCAACAAACAACAAGGATTAGGCACTTACGCTGTATCACTGATAGATCAGCTTTCACTATTTAACCCATCACATATATAA
- a CDS encoding RNA 2'-phosphotransferase: MSKKLNINHTSKDLDKISRFLSYVLRHKPESIGITLDSNGWVRIDVLIRQAKKHRMYLSQDLITEIVRTNDKKRFTLSEDNLKIRAAQGHSTNQVNIAYIEKIPPEHLYHGTATHFLDSIFQQGLIAGKRHYVHISCDEKTAVTVGKRHGKPIVLRINALAMYQQGFKFYLADNGVWLTNNVPSQFLEVI, encoded by the coding sequence ATGAGCAAAAAATTAAACATTAATCATACGAGTAAAGATTTAGATAAAATTAGTAGATTTCTAAGCTATGTTTTAAGGCATAAACCAGAATCCATAGGAATCACATTAGATAGTAATGGTTGGGTTAGGATAGATGTTTTAATTCGGCAAGCGAAGAAACATCGTATGTACCTTTCTCAAGACTTAATTACCGAAATCGTTAGAACAAATGATAAAAAACGCTTTACTCTGTCCGAAGATAATTTAAAAATTCGTGCAGCACAAGGGCATTCAACTAATCAAGTTAATATAGCGTATATTGAAAAAATCCCACCTGAACATTTATATCATGGTACAGCAACTCATTTTCTTGATTCAATTTTTCAGCAAGGTTTGATTGCAGGCAAACGTCATTATGTTCATATTTCATGTGATGAAAAAACAGCTGTAACCGTTGGTAAACGTCATGGCAAACCAATTGTATTAAGAATTAATGCACTAGCAATGTATCAACAAGGTTTTAAATTTTATTTGGCTGATAATGGAGTTTGGTTGACCAATAATGTTCCAAGTCAATTTTTAGAAGTTATTTAA
- the mnmE gene encoding tRNA uridine-5-carboxymethylaminomethyl(34) synthesis GTPase MnmE, translating into MKSDTIVAQATPPGRGGVGILRISGSKVQEVAQAVLGKLPKPRYAEYLPFLANDGSTLDEGIALFFPNPHSFTGEDVLELQGHGGPVILDLLLKRVLEIANVRIAKPGEFSERAFLNDKLDLAQAEAIADLIDASSEQAAKSAISSLQGVFSKKVNALVESLIHLRIFTEAAIDFPEEEIDFLSDGKIEAELNQVIEQLNEVRQEAKQGSLLREGMKVVIAGRPNAGKSSLLNALAGRDAAIVTNIAGTTRDVLREHIHIDGMPLHIIDTAGLREASDEVERIGIERAWQEIEQADRVLFMVDSTTTNETNPEKLWPEFIERLPKNIPVTVIRNKADLTGEALGYSEEEGYALIQLSARTGEGVTLLREHLKQAMGFSSSTEGGFLARRRHLQALEKASEHLTNGQYQLTIFHAGELLAEELRLAQEALSEITGQFTSDDLLGRIFSSFCIGK; encoded by the coding sequence ATGAAATCAGATACAATTGTTGCGCAAGCAACGCCGCCAGGTCGAGGCGGCGTAGGTATTTTGCGTATATCAGGCTCTAAAGTGCAAGAGGTAGCGCAGGCAGTATTAGGTAAATTACCTAAACCAAGGTATGCCGAATATCTCCCATTTTTAGCTAACGATGGCTCAACACTTGATGAAGGTATTGCTCTATTTTTTCCTAATCCGCATTCATTCACAGGTGAAGATGTCCTTGAATTGCAAGGTCACGGTGGCCCAGTTATTTTAGATCTACTTTTAAAACGCGTACTTGAAATAGCTAACGTTCGCATTGCTAAACCAGGTGAGTTTTCGGAAAGGGCATTTTTAAATGATAAACTTGATTTAGCTCAAGCCGAAGCGATTGCTGACTTAATTGATGCCAGTTCAGAACAAGCGGCCAAATCTGCTATCTCGTCTTTGCAAGGTGTATTTTCTAAAAAAGTCAATGCACTGGTTGAATCCTTGATTCATTTGCGCATTTTTACGGAAGCAGCTATCGACTTTCCAGAAGAGGAGATTGATTTTCTTTCTGACGGTAAAATAGAAGCAGAGCTTAATCAAGTTATTGAACAATTAAACGAAGTTCGCCAAGAAGCTAAACAAGGCTCTTTATTACGCGAAGGTATGAAAGTTGTTATTGCTGGTCGACCAAATGCCGGAAAATCAAGTTTACTTAATGCGTTAGCGGGACGTGATGCAGCTATTGTTACCAATATTGCAGGTACTACTCGTGATGTACTGCGTGAACATATTCACATTGATGGTATGCCTTTGCACATCATTGATACCGCTGGACTGCGTGAAGCCAGTGACGAAGTAGAACGGATAGGTATTGAGCGTGCATGGCAAGAAATCGAACAAGCCGATCGCGTTTTATTTATGGTCGATAGCACAACAACAAATGAAACCAACCCTGAAAAACTTTGGCCAGAATTTATTGAACGATTGCCAAAAAATATACCTGTTACAGTGATTCGCAACAAAGCAGACTTAACGGGCGAGGCACTTGGTTATAGCGAAGAAGAGGGATATGCGCTTATTCAATTATCCGCTCGAACAGGTGAAGGTGTGACGTTATTGCGTGAGCATCTAAAACAAGCTATGGGATTTTCGAGTAGTACAGAAGGTGGTTTTTTAGCTCGACGTCGTCACTTGCAAGCACTTGAAAAAGCTTCAGAGCATTTAACTAATGGTCAATACCAACTTACCATATTTCATGCTGGTGAACTTTTAGCCGAAGAGCTAAGATTAGCTCAAGAAGCCTTAAGTGAAATTACAGGGCAATTTACTTCTGATGATTTATTAGGAAGAATATTCAGTTCATTTTGTATAGGCAAATGA
- a CDS encoding M20 aminoacylase family protein, with product MQHIMETIRKTEQEFIEIRHQIHQHPEVGFEENKTSDLVANKLAEWGYEVHRGLAKTGIVGVLKNGTSNKKIGFRADMDALPIVEASGKPWSSLIHGKFHGCGHDGHTTILLCAAKYLAETRNFDGTLHVIFQPAEELLYGGKVMVDDGLFKKFPCDIIFGIHNMPGFKEGHFYFRAGALMASSDTIHINIKGKGAHGAMPERGIDATLVACYIGTALQSIVSRNVSPFEQAVITIGCIESGEAPNVVNSDALMKLTVRALDNDTRTLLLKRITEIATSQAESFGACVKIEHVNGSPVLHNGADATKFALDVAQKLVGKDRVHDNCHPFMGSEDFAFMLESNPNGCYMIIGNGDEPGFCSVHNPGYDFNDKCIVPAASYWVALTETYLSK from the coding sequence ATGCAACATATTATGGAAACAATTAGGAAAACAGAACAAGAATTTATTGAGATTCGACATCAAATTCATCAACATCCTGAAGTAGGTTTTGAAGAGAATAAAACCAGCGATTTGGTTGCAAATAAATTGGCTGAGTGGGGATACGAGGTTCATCGAGGGTTAGCCAAAACAGGAATCGTTGGTGTTTTAAAAAATGGTACCAGCAATAAAAAAATTGGTTTCAGAGCAGATATGGATGCTTTACCCATAGTTGAAGCATCAGGTAAACCTTGGAGTAGTTTAATCCACGGCAAATTTCACGGTTGTGGTCATGATGGACATACCACTATTTTGCTGTGCGCGGCTAAATATCTTGCCGAAACCCGTAATTTTGATGGCACGTTACATGTTATTTTTCAACCTGCAGAAGAGTTATTGTATGGTGGCAAGGTAATGGTTGATGATGGTTTATTTAAAAAATTTCCTTGTGATATTATTTTCGGTATCCACAATATGCCCGGATTCAAAGAAGGTCATTTTTATTTTAGAGCCGGTGCGCTTATGGCTTCATCCGATACCATCCATATCAATATTAAAGGCAAAGGTGCTCATGGTGCTATGCCTGAACGAGGAATTGATGCGACCCTTGTTGCTTGTTATATCGGTACCGCACTGCAAAGTATTGTTTCTCGTAATGTTTCACCGTTTGAGCAAGCCGTTATCACCATTGGTTGTATTGAGTCTGGTGAAGCGCCGAATGTAGTTAATAGTGATGCACTTATGAAACTAACCGTTAGAGCATTAGATAATGATACCCGAACGTTATTACTTAAACGTATTACTGAAATTGCCACTTCGCAGGCAGAAAGTTTTGGCGCTTGCGTTAAAATCGAGCATGTCAATGGTAGCCCTGTTTTACATAATGGTGCGGATGCAACAAAATTTGCACTTGACGTTGCCCAGAAATTAGTCGGTAAAGATCGCGTTCATGATAATTGCCATCCTTTTATGGGCAGTGAAGATTTTGCTTTTATGTTAGAGAGTAATCCAAATGGCTGTTACATGATTATAGGAAATGGCGATGAACCAGGTTTTTGTAGTGTACATAATCCTGGTTATGATTTTAATGATAAATGTATAGTTCCTGCTGCGTCATATTGGGTTGCATTAACTGAAACATATTTAAGTAAATAA
- the thiE gene encoding thiamine phosphate synthase, with protein sequence MNKRLDLSLYLVLDPILCGGINGMVETTKIAVANGVTAVQLRSEHEFSGKNWYYAALALKEALSDTHVPLFINDHVDIALAIDADGVHIGQSDLPVDVTRKLIGNNKWLGFSVANRQQLDEVSWQLVDYIGIGPIYPTTTKQDAAPAMGMPQLTQLVRLKQCPAVAIGGININNATAILQSGIEGIAVVSAICGQKNIQQATLSLLEKVQQAKNK encoded by the coding sequence ATGAATAAACGACTCGACTTAAGTCTCTATTTAGTTTTAGATCCAATTTTATGTGGTGGTATTAATGGCATGGTAGAAACCACTAAAATCGCAGTTGCTAACGGAGTAACCGCAGTCCAATTAAGATCAGAACATGAATTTTCTGGTAAAAATTGGTATTACGCTGCATTAGCATTAAAAGAAGCGTTAAGCGATACGCACGTTCCTTTATTTATTAACGATCATGTTGATATTGCACTAGCAATTGATGCTGATGGTGTCCATATTGGGCAAAGCGATTTACCTGTCGATGTTACTCGCAAATTAATTGGCAATAACAAATGGTTAGGATTTTCGGTTGCTAATCGCCAACAACTTGATGAAGTCTCATGGCAACTTGTCGATTATATTGGAATTGGTCCAATTTATCCTACCACAACAAAACAAGATGCTGCACCGGCAATGGGTATGCCACAATTAACCCAATTAGTTAGGCTAAAACAGTGCCCTGCTGTAGCAATAGGTGGTATTAATATCAATAATGCTACCGCAATATTGCAAAGCGGTATTGAGGGAATTGCTGTTGTTTCGGCAATTTGTGGTCAAAAAAATATTCAACAAGCCACGCTATCGTTACTTGAAAAAGTACAACAAGCTAAAAATAAATAA
- a CDS encoding YdcF family protein, whose protein sequence is MLIKLVKYGFLLILVYFIVCNIFIFIYAQQKPSQHAQTMVILGSQVLGTPAVASPTLADRLDVAVQYLNENPETKVVVCGGQGEDESATESSVMAKYLIDKGIDANRVYQEDKSRRTAEQFIFANRVLPLGKTVVVTNDFHILRSIMLAKRSGIHDVSGLSAPLALNNGDKYVALIREPLALANSLLFDHPSDNTKPAN, encoded by the coding sequence ATGTTAATTAAATTGGTAAAATATGGTTTTTTATTAATATTAGTCTATTTTATCGTCTGTAACATTTTTATTTTTATTTATGCTCAGCAAAAACCGAGTCAACATGCTCAAACCATGGTTATATTGGGCTCTCAAGTTCTTGGTACACCCGCTGTAGCATCACCTACTTTAGCAGACAGATTGGATGTTGCTGTTCAATACCTCAATGAAAATCCTGAAACTAAAGTTGTTGTATGTGGTGGACAAGGTGAAGATGAATCAGCAACGGAATCCAGTGTAATGGCAAAATATCTTATCGATAAAGGAATCGATGCAAACCGAGTTTATCAAGAAGATAAATCAAGGCGTACTGCTGAGCAATTTATTTTTGCTAATAGGGTTTTACCTTTAGGCAAAACTGTAGTTGTCACCAATGATTTTCATATCTTACGCTCAATAATGCTAGCTAAACGTTCAGGTATTCATGATGTATCGGGCTTATCGGCACCGTTAGCGTTAAATAATGGTGACAAATATGTTGCATTAATTCGCGAGCCGCTAGCATTAGCAAATTCTTTGCTCTTTGACCACCCTAGTGACAATACAAAACCGGCAAATTAA
- a CDS encoding MFS transporter yields MANLNMSNSTNSEAVPFKNYNRLILGIVLGVITFWLFAQSIVNVGPAVQYSVGITPASFNLAVSLTALFSGCFIVVAGGLADRFGRVRFTYLGFILSIIGCLCLIFSQGEVLFIIGRIIQGLSAACIMPSTLALVKTYFQGKDRQRALSFWSIGSWGGSGTCVLAGGAIATYLGWQWIFIISIICAVLGMLLLKGTPETKIEDPSSLPKFDYAGLFVFVITLVSLNLVITKGSTFGWTSAVTLSLATVCFVFLILFFVIEKRKASGAFIDFSLFKNVPYRGATLSNFLLNSVAGTLIVASTYTQQGRGFTSFQNGLLTIGYLVSVLCMIRIGEKILQKVGAKKPMLLGPLITGSGIALMTLTFLPDTLYIVSVLAGYILFGLGLGFYATPSIDTAISSAPEDKVGIASGIYKMASSLGGAFGVAISASTYAAINASGQSIAISAALGLWINVGFCLLCFTSILILVPSNAGKHKSA; encoded by the coding sequence ATGGCAAATTTAAATATGTCAAATTCAACAAATTCTGAAGCCGTGCCATTTAAAAACTATAATCGGTTGATATTAGGCATTGTATTAGGGGTCATTACTTTTTGGCTTTTTGCTCAATCAATTGTCAATGTTGGTCCTGCTGTTCAGTATTCTGTCGGTATTACACCTGCTTCTTTTAATTTGGCGGTGAGTTTAACCGCCCTCTTTTCTGGTTGTTTTATTGTGGTTGCTGGCGGACTGGCTGATCGTTTTGGGCGTGTTCGTTTTACTTATTTAGGTTTTATTTTAAGTATTATTGGTTGCCTTTGTTTGATCTTCTCACAAGGTGAAGTGTTATTCATCATTGGACGCATTATTCAAGGTTTGTCAGCTGCCTGTATTATGCCCTCGACTTTAGCGTTAGTGAAAACTTATTTTCAAGGTAAAGATCGCCAACGTGCATTAAGTTTTTGGTCGATTGGTTCTTGGGGCGGTTCAGGTACTTGTGTGCTTGCTGGTGGTGCCATAGCAACTTATTTAGGTTGGCAGTGGATTTTTATTATTTCAATCATCTGTGCTGTACTAGGTATGCTGTTATTGAAAGGAACGCCAGAAACCAAAATTGAAGATCCTTCAAGTCTGCCAAAATTTGATTATGCTGGACTATTTGTTTTTGTTATTACTCTAGTTTCATTAAATCTTGTGATAACCAAAGGCTCTACATTTGGTTGGACAAGTGCAGTAACATTATCTTTAGCTACGGTATGTTTTGTTTTTCTTATTTTATTTTTTGTTATTGAAAAACGTAAAGCAAGTGGCGCTTTTATTGATTTTTCATTATTTAAAAATGTACCTTACCGTGGTGCTACCTTATCTAACTTTCTGCTCAATTCTGTTGCTGGTACATTAATTGTTGCCAGTACTTATACTCAACAAGGGCGCGGTTTTACCTCTTTTCAAAATGGATTATTAACTATTGGTTATTTAGTGTCGGTATTATGTATGATTCGAATTGGAGAAAAAATCTTACAAAAAGTGGGCGCAAAAAAACCAATGTTACTTGGACCGTTAATTACTGGCTCAGGAATTGCGTTGATGACGCTGACTTTCTTACCCGATACGCTTTATATTGTTTCGGTTTTAGCTGGCTATATTTTATTTGGTCTTGGCTTAGGTTTTTATGCAACTCCATCAATCGATACCGCAATATCAAGCGCTCCTGAAGATAAGGTCGGTATTGCATCAGGAATTTATAAAATGGCAAGCTCATTAGGCGGTGCATTTGGTGTGGCGATTTCCGCATCCACCTATGCAGCAATTAATGCCAGTGGTCAAAGCATAGCAATAAGTGCAGCGCTTGGACTCTGGATTAATGTTGGATTTTGTCTATTATGCTTTACTTCAATTTTAATTTTAGTTCCAAGCAATGCCGGCAAGCATAAATCAGCTTAA
- a CDS encoding STY0301 family protein: MKGKRLYSTMIAIACLASVFSVNAYQIDCPKEMSFKIKFEEIPEGWEISEDKTYTSSFSTLGLFHDKPALKASLVPAKGTIDGQQQKLIWEVNHVKDTVPYYVVCQYGSGVAITKKIDLSMKSCWAVYSEDKDGKQGALHCSVNEAKNLH, encoded by the coding sequence ATGAAAGGAAAAAGATTATACAGTACGATGATAGCCATTGCTTGTTTAGCTAGCGTTTTTAGTGTGAATGCGTATCAGATTGATTGTCCAAAAGAGATGTCATTTAAAATAAAATTTGAAGAAATACCAGAAGGATGGGAAATTTCTGAAGATAAAACTTATACTTCATCTTTTTCTACTTTGGGTCTTTTTCATGATAAACCTGCTCTTAAAGCTTCACTGGTACCGGCAAAAGGCACAATTGATGGTCAACAACAGAAATTAATATGGGAAGTGAATCATGTTAAAGATACCGTTCCTTATTATGTTGTTTGTCAATATGGGAGCGGAGTTGCAATCACCAAAAAGATAGATCTTTCAATGAAGAGTTGCTGGGCTGTCTATTCAGAAGATAAAGATGGCAAACAAGGCGCGCTTCACTGTAGTGTGAATGAAGCTAAGAATCTGCATTAG